Proteins encoded in a region of the Diospyros lotus cultivar Yz01 chromosome 9, ASM1463336v1, whole genome shotgun sequence genome:
- the LOC127809434 gene encoding protein LNK1 isoform X1, whose translation MSDLFIYELEDIIWDEFDQTGDHIVPHPCHEHWIERELHSDSYKKPLSEIINISSKAADLSSAKYLCQTKGGGGFKHPKKARETMLEKDSWSHTPGGAFCDSCDNDSNKEVTSLTPDNTRLSSCSFKRNKVDSIGTEFCTDGPMVGERCVADSDSYDCPLGDISRTENELSFFNNDGEDKESNDLLYYGWPDIGNFDDVDRMFRSCDSTFGLGSINNEDDLNWFPSSPTVQGSEDILKSYFKFSHTEPSPFKSMPEHLEHSQLNNTGSSANDSTMNSASIGYKSSFWTPQTDRSDTLGHLTLVNGSDAISETKNGLTPKEQGLEFNGAVYSEISTVSHSKDDSNGLINFHRKRVNHHNQPERKRKDRCLENGGSSHHIGRVGSKGTKAPPRDSSHQVFASQDAHNQKKSMGPESFDFLQSHSPCVHLNYSQPLDQIPVSSTPSGFKSGSNNLKGSYYASNKVQSMEGSFGAPAIVDDKREKLQSQQGFHSTYLSSPENVDLVVQTRSCDPISAEKHLRCSQNEVDGAGIVSPADLDSSNVQENSCQSSGLDEISLEASSFHQLQQVMEKLDTRTKLCIRDSLYRLARNAEQRHHQRNLTGGSMDDGGIGGVFMGEGTNQCSGFIDVETNTNPIDRSIAHLLFHRPSDSSAMLARDGPSPKSCTMIHGSITSPPMMAESAGEGDKRVASH comes from the exons ATGTCCGACTTGTTTATCTACGAG cttgaagatattatttgggATGAATTTGACCAGACTGGTGATCATATAGTACCCCATCCCTGTCATGAACATTGGATTGAACGAGAACTTCATAGTGATAGCTACAAGAAGCCTCTAAGTGAAATAATTAACATTTCAAGTAAAGCTGCTGACCTTTCTAGTGCTAAGTACCTTTGTCAGACAAAGGGGGGAGGAGGATTTAAACATCCGAAGAAGGCGAGGGAAACAATGTTAGAAAAGGATTCGTGGTCTCACACACCTGGAGGTGCTTTCTGTGATTCATGTGATAACGACTCCAACAAAGAAGTGACAAGCTTGACACCTGATAATACAAGATTGTCTAGCTGTTccttcaaaagaaataaagttgATTCAATTGGGACTGAGTTTTGCACTGATGGTCCTATGGTTGGTGAGAGGTGTGTAGCAGATAGTGATTCTTACGATTGTCCTCTTGGTGATATTTCTAGGACAGAGAATGAGCTCAGTTTTTTCAACAATGATGGTGAGGACAAGGAATCTAATGACCTGTTATACTATGGGTGGCCAGATATTGGAAACTTCGATGATGTTGACAGGATGTTTAG AAGTTGTGATTCAACATTTGGGCTTGGGAGCATCAACAATGAAGATGATTTGAATTGGTTTCCATCATCACCTACTGTTCAAGGATCTGAAGATAtattgaaatcttatttcaagttctctcaTACAGAGCCCAGTCCATTTAAAAGTATGCCAGAACACCTTGAACATTCTCAACTGAACAATACAGGTTCTTCAGCCAATGACTCCACCATGAACAGTGCATCTATTGGCTATAAATCTAGTTTTTGGACACCACAAACTGACCGGTCTGATACTTTAGGTCACTTGACTTTGGTGAATGGTTCTGATGCTATTTCTGAAACAAAGAATGGACTTACACCTAAGGAGCAG GGACTTGAGTTTAATGGTGCTGTTTACTCTGAAATTTCAACTGTCAGCCACTCTAAAGATGACAGCAATGGACTG ATCAATTTTCATAGGAAGCGTGTGAATCATCATAATCAGCCAGAACGAAAAAGAAAGGACCGTTGCTTAGAAAATGGTGGTTCATCCCATCATATTGGCAGGGTAGGGTCTAAAGGCACAAAGGCCCCTCCTAGGGACTCATCTCATCAAGTTTTTGCCTCCCAAGACGCTCACAACCAAAAGAAAAGCATGGGACCtgaatcttttgattttttgcaGTCTCATAGTCCTTGTGTCCATCTGAACTACAGCCAACCTTTGGATCAAATTCCAGTGAGTTCAACACCATCTGGATTCAAGTCTGGTAGTAACAACCTAAAAGGGTCTTATTATGCATCGAATAAAGTACAGTCTATGGAGGGCTCCTTTGGGGCCCCTGCTATAGTTGAtgataaaagagaaaaactGCAAAGTCAACAAGGATTTCATTCTACATACTTGAGCAGTCCTGAAAATGTGGATCTTGTAGTTCAGACTAGATCTTGTGATCCAATTTCAGCAGAAAAGCATCTACGTTGTTCTCAAAATGAAGTAGACGGTGCTGGCATAGTAAGTCCAGCAGATTTAGATTCTTCAAATGTGCAGGAAAACTCCTGCCAGAGCTCTGGGTTGGATGAAATCTCACTGGAAGCATCTAGTTTCCATCAACTTCAACAAGTCATGGAAAAG CTGGATACAAGGACAAAATTATGTATAAGGGATAGTCTGTACCGCTTGGCTAGGAATGCTGAACAAAGACACCATCAGAGAAATTTGACTGGTGGCAGCATGGATGATGGAGGCATTGGTGGAGTCTTCATGGGTGAAGGGACAAATCA GTGCAGTGGATTCATTGATGTGGAAACTAATACAAATCCCATAGATCGGTCTATAGCACACTTGCTGTTTCACAGGCCTTCAGATTCATCTGCAATGCTGGCTCGTGATGGTCCATCTCCCAAGTCCTGTACCATG ATTCATGGGTCTATAACCAGTCCACCAATGATGGCCGAGAGCGCTGGCGAAGGAGATAAAAGAGTGGCTAGTCACTGA
- the LOC127809434 gene encoding protein LNK1 isoform X4, which translates to MLEKDSWSHTPGGAFCDSCDNDSNKEVTSLTPDNTRLSSCSFKRNKVDSIGTEFCTDGPMVGERCVADSDSYDCPLGDISRTENELSFFNNDGEDKESNDLLYYGWPDIGNFDDVDRMFRSCDSTFGLGSINNEDDLNWFPSSPTVQGSEDILKSYFKFSHTEPSPFKSMPEHLEHSQLNNTGSSANDSTMNSASIGYKSSFWTPQTDRSDTLGHLTLVNGSDAISETKNGLTPKEQGLEFNGAVYSEISTVSHSKDDSNGLINFHRKRVNHHNQPERKRKDRCLENGGSSHHIGRVGSKGTKAPPRDSSHQVFASQDAHNQKKSMGPESFDFLQSHSPCVHLNYSQPLDQIPVSSTPSGFKSGSNNLKGSYYASNKVQSMEGSFGAPAIVDDKREKLQSQQGFHSTYLSSPENVDLVVQTRSCDPISAEKHLRCSQNEVDGAGIVSPADLDSSNVQENSCQSSGLDEISLEASSFHQLQQVMEKLDTRTKLCIRDSLYRLARNAEQRHHQRNLTGGSMDDGGIGGVFMGEGTNQCSGFIDVETNTNPIDRSIAHLLFHRPSDSSAMLARDGPSPKSCTMIHGSITSPPMMAESAGEGDKRVASH; encoded by the exons ATGTTAGAAAAGGATTCGTGGTCTCACACACCTGGAGGTGCTTTCTGTGATTCATGTGATAACGACTCCAACAAAGAAGTGACAAGCTTGACACCTGATAATACAAGATTGTCTAGCTGTTccttcaaaagaaataaagttgATTCAATTGGGACTGAGTTTTGCACTGATGGTCCTATGGTTGGTGAGAGGTGTGTAGCAGATAGTGATTCTTACGATTGTCCTCTTGGTGATATTTCTAGGACAGAGAATGAGCTCAGTTTTTTCAACAATGATGGTGAGGACAAGGAATCTAATGACCTGTTATACTATGGGTGGCCAGATATTGGAAACTTCGATGATGTTGACAGGATGTTTAG AAGTTGTGATTCAACATTTGGGCTTGGGAGCATCAACAATGAAGATGATTTGAATTGGTTTCCATCATCACCTACTGTTCAAGGATCTGAAGATAtattgaaatcttatttcaagttctctcaTACAGAGCCCAGTCCATTTAAAAGTATGCCAGAACACCTTGAACATTCTCAACTGAACAATACAGGTTCTTCAGCCAATGACTCCACCATGAACAGTGCATCTATTGGCTATAAATCTAGTTTTTGGACACCACAAACTGACCGGTCTGATACTTTAGGTCACTTGACTTTGGTGAATGGTTCTGATGCTATTTCTGAAACAAAGAATGGACTTACACCTAAGGAGCAG GGACTTGAGTTTAATGGTGCTGTTTACTCTGAAATTTCAACTGTCAGCCACTCTAAAGATGACAGCAATGGACTG ATCAATTTTCATAGGAAGCGTGTGAATCATCATAATCAGCCAGAACGAAAAAGAAAGGACCGTTGCTTAGAAAATGGTGGTTCATCCCATCATATTGGCAGGGTAGGGTCTAAAGGCACAAAGGCCCCTCCTAGGGACTCATCTCATCAAGTTTTTGCCTCCCAAGACGCTCACAACCAAAAGAAAAGCATGGGACCtgaatcttttgattttttgcaGTCTCATAGTCCTTGTGTCCATCTGAACTACAGCCAACCTTTGGATCAAATTCCAGTGAGTTCAACACCATCTGGATTCAAGTCTGGTAGTAACAACCTAAAAGGGTCTTATTATGCATCGAATAAAGTACAGTCTATGGAGGGCTCCTTTGGGGCCCCTGCTATAGTTGAtgataaaagagaaaaactGCAAAGTCAACAAGGATTTCATTCTACATACTTGAGCAGTCCTGAAAATGTGGATCTTGTAGTTCAGACTAGATCTTGTGATCCAATTTCAGCAGAAAAGCATCTACGTTGTTCTCAAAATGAAGTAGACGGTGCTGGCATAGTAAGTCCAGCAGATTTAGATTCTTCAAATGTGCAGGAAAACTCCTGCCAGAGCTCTGGGTTGGATGAAATCTCACTGGAAGCATCTAGTTTCCATCAACTTCAACAAGTCATGGAAAAG CTGGATACAAGGACAAAATTATGTATAAGGGATAGTCTGTACCGCTTGGCTAGGAATGCTGAACAAAGACACCATCAGAGAAATTTGACTGGTGGCAGCATGGATGATGGAGGCATTGGTGGAGTCTTCATGGGTGAAGGGACAAATCA GTGCAGTGGATTCATTGATGTGGAAACTAATACAAATCCCATAGATCGGTCTATAGCACACTTGCTGTTTCACAGGCCTTCAGATTCATCTGCAATGCTGGCTCGTGATGGTCCATCTCCCAAGTCCTGTACCATG ATTCATGGGTCTATAACCAGTCCACCAATGATGGCCGAGAGCGCTGGCGAAGGAGATAAAAGAGTGGCTAGTCACTGA
- the LOC127809434 gene encoding protein LNK1 isoform X2 — MSDLFIYELEDIIWDEFDQTGDHIVPHPCHEHWIERELHSDSYKKPLSEIINISSKAADLSSAKYLCQTKGGGGFKHPKKARETMLEKDSWSHTPGGAFCDSCDNDSNKEVTSLTPDNTRLSSCSFKRNKVDSIGTEFCTDGPMVGERCVADSDSYDCPLGDISRTENELSFFNNDGEDKESNDLLYYGWPDIGNFDDVDRMFSCDSTFGLGSINNEDDLNWFPSSPTVQGSEDILKSYFKFSHTEPSPFKSMPEHLEHSQLNNTGSSANDSTMNSASIGYKSSFWTPQTDRSDTLGHLTLVNGSDAISETKNGLTPKEQGLEFNGAVYSEISTVSHSKDDSNGLINFHRKRVNHHNQPERKRKDRCLENGGSSHHIGRVGSKGTKAPPRDSSHQVFASQDAHNQKKSMGPESFDFLQSHSPCVHLNYSQPLDQIPVSSTPSGFKSGSNNLKGSYYASNKVQSMEGSFGAPAIVDDKREKLQSQQGFHSTYLSSPENVDLVVQTRSCDPISAEKHLRCSQNEVDGAGIVSPADLDSSNVQENSCQSSGLDEISLEASSFHQLQQVMEKLDTRTKLCIRDSLYRLARNAEQRHHQRNLTGGSMDDGGIGGVFMGEGTNQCSGFIDVETNTNPIDRSIAHLLFHRPSDSSAMLARDGPSPKSCTMIHGSITSPPMMAESAGEGDKRVASH, encoded by the exons ATGTCCGACTTGTTTATCTACGAG cttgaagatattatttgggATGAATTTGACCAGACTGGTGATCATATAGTACCCCATCCCTGTCATGAACATTGGATTGAACGAGAACTTCATAGTGATAGCTACAAGAAGCCTCTAAGTGAAATAATTAACATTTCAAGTAAAGCTGCTGACCTTTCTAGTGCTAAGTACCTTTGTCAGACAAAGGGGGGAGGAGGATTTAAACATCCGAAGAAGGCGAGGGAAACAATGTTAGAAAAGGATTCGTGGTCTCACACACCTGGAGGTGCTTTCTGTGATTCATGTGATAACGACTCCAACAAAGAAGTGACAAGCTTGACACCTGATAATACAAGATTGTCTAGCTGTTccttcaaaagaaataaagttgATTCAATTGGGACTGAGTTTTGCACTGATGGTCCTATGGTTGGTGAGAGGTGTGTAGCAGATAGTGATTCTTACGATTGTCCTCTTGGTGATATTTCTAGGACAGAGAATGAGCTCAGTTTTTTCAACAATGATGGTGAGGACAAGGAATCTAATGACCTGTTATACTATGGGTGGCCAGATATTGGAAACTTCGATGATGTTGACAGGATGTTTAG TTGTGATTCAACATTTGGGCTTGGGAGCATCAACAATGAAGATGATTTGAATTGGTTTCCATCATCACCTACTGTTCAAGGATCTGAAGATAtattgaaatcttatttcaagttctctcaTACAGAGCCCAGTCCATTTAAAAGTATGCCAGAACACCTTGAACATTCTCAACTGAACAATACAGGTTCTTCAGCCAATGACTCCACCATGAACAGTGCATCTATTGGCTATAAATCTAGTTTTTGGACACCACAAACTGACCGGTCTGATACTTTAGGTCACTTGACTTTGGTGAATGGTTCTGATGCTATTTCTGAAACAAAGAATGGACTTACACCTAAGGAGCAG GGACTTGAGTTTAATGGTGCTGTTTACTCTGAAATTTCAACTGTCAGCCACTCTAAAGATGACAGCAATGGACTG ATCAATTTTCATAGGAAGCGTGTGAATCATCATAATCAGCCAGAACGAAAAAGAAAGGACCGTTGCTTAGAAAATGGTGGTTCATCCCATCATATTGGCAGGGTAGGGTCTAAAGGCACAAAGGCCCCTCCTAGGGACTCATCTCATCAAGTTTTTGCCTCCCAAGACGCTCACAACCAAAAGAAAAGCATGGGACCtgaatcttttgattttttgcaGTCTCATAGTCCTTGTGTCCATCTGAACTACAGCCAACCTTTGGATCAAATTCCAGTGAGTTCAACACCATCTGGATTCAAGTCTGGTAGTAACAACCTAAAAGGGTCTTATTATGCATCGAATAAAGTACAGTCTATGGAGGGCTCCTTTGGGGCCCCTGCTATAGTTGAtgataaaagagaaaaactGCAAAGTCAACAAGGATTTCATTCTACATACTTGAGCAGTCCTGAAAATGTGGATCTTGTAGTTCAGACTAGATCTTGTGATCCAATTTCAGCAGAAAAGCATCTACGTTGTTCTCAAAATGAAGTAGACGGTGCTGGCATAGTAAGTCCAGCAGATTTAGATTCTTCAAATGTGCAGGAAAACTCCTGCCAGAGCTCTGGGTTGGATGAAATCTCACTGGAAGCATCTAGTTTCCATCAACTTCAACAAGTCATGGAAAAG CTGGATACAAGGACAAAATTATGTATAAGGGATAGTCTGTACCGCTTGGCTAGGAATGCTGAACAAAGACACCATCAGAGAAATTTGACTGGTGGCAGCATGGATGATGGAGGCATTGGTGGAGTCTTCATGGGTGAAGGGACAAATCA GTGCAGTGGATTCATTGATGTGGAAACTAATACAAATCCCATAGATCGGTCTATAGCACACTTGCTGTTTCACAGGCCTTCAGATTCATCTGCAATGCTGGCTCGTGATGGTCCATCTCCCAAGTCCTGTACCATG ATTCATGGGTCTATAACCAGTCCACCAATGATGGCCGAGAGCGCTGGCGAAGGAGATAAAAGAGTGGCTAGTCACTGA
- the LOC127809436 gene encoding probable leucine-rich repeat receptor-like protein kinase At1g68400, translating to MESPQFFFISLALVFTFLASCNPAPAHNGPSSCLNSTERNALLALAGQFNNSFLNSNWISLQSHTPQWHGIRCSNGRVAGIVLESMGLAGKVKPDALAGLTELSILSFKNNSISGNLMDLSHNQKLRKIDLSGNMFDGLISDSLTKLNSLETLQLQDNRLTGSIPEFTQSSLGEFNVSNNRLSGPIANTGVLQSFSFSSFSGNRELCSSPSFAACKIANNTTSSGGTNNGDSSPSKSPYGPVFLALGVVGFVFLSFLSVIYFRKSRRLKRKTKKRSSVSREAVVEKIDEKKEVEASERCDKGSLTFIGEEGDGGFELNDLLKASAEGLGRGNFGKCYKAVLNDGSAMVVKRLRDLKPLSQDEFTKQLEAIADLKHPNLLPLTAFCYSKDEKLLVCKFASNGNVYNRIHGGRGTKERVPFRWNQRLSVARGAARALEYLHHSPISNPQAIVPHGNLKSTNVLLDGNDRVLVCDYGLGSLVSLPLVAQRMVAYRSPEYLSHKRVSKKSDVWSYGSLLLELLTGRMSALAAPQGVGNAVDLASWVHRAVREEWTVEVFDLEILAQRSANHSMLRLLQIAIRCCDKSPGKRPEMSEVAREVENIKMAVDSEEEDDGSVDQSFTDDSQVSA from the exons ATGGAGTCTCCTCAGTTCTTCTTCATCAGCCTGGCACTCGTGTTCACTTTTCTTGCATCATGCAACCCTGCCCCCGCCCATAATGGTCCTTCAAGCTGTCTCAACTCAACAGAAAGGAATGCCCTTTTGGCACTCGCAGGTCAATTCAACAACTCTTTCTTGAATAGTAACTGGATTAGCCTTCAAAGTCACACCCCGCAGTGGCATGGCATCCGGTGTTCCAACGGCCGGGTCGCTGGAATTGTGCTGGAAAGCATGGGGCTGGCCGGGAAAGTCAAGCCTGATGCGCTTGCTGGGCTCACAGAACTGTCAATCCTGAGCTTCAAGAACAACTCAATATCAGGGAACCTGATGGACTTGTCACACAACCAGAAGTTGAGGAAGATTGACTTGTCAGGTAACATGTTTGATGGGTTGATCTCAGATTCTCTTACAAAACTGAATTCCTTGGAGACATTGCAGCTTCAGGACAACAGGTTAACTGGCTCCATCCCAGAATTCACGCAGTCCAGCTTGGGAGAATTCAATGTATCAAACAACAGGCTCTCAGGGCCAATAGCCAACACTGGAGTTCTTCAATCCTTCAGCTTCTCGTCGTTTTCGGGTAACCGGGAACTTTGCAGTTCGCCGTCTTTTGCTGCCTGCAAAATTGCCAACAACACGACATCTAGTGGTGGTACCAACAATGGAGATTCTTCACCGTCCAAGTCTCCCTATGGTCCAGTTTTCTTGGCTCTTGGAGTCGTTGGCTTCGTCTTCCTGTCATTCCTTTCCGTCATCTACTTCCGGAAGTCCAGGAGGCTGAAGAGAAAAACGAAGAAAAGAAGCTCTGTCTCAAGAGAGGCGGTGGTGGAGAAGATTGACGAGAAGAAGGAAGTGGAAGCAAGCGAACGATGTGATAAGGGCAGCCTTACTTTCATCGGCGAAGAAGGCGATGGCGGTTTCGAGCTGAATGATCTTCTCAAAGCCTCGGCAGAAGGACTGGGAAGAGGAAACTTTGGCAAATGTTACAAGGCTGTGCTGAATGATGGATCGGCCATGGTTGTGAAGCGGCTAAGGGACTTGAAACCTCTGAGCCAGGATGAGTTCACGAAGCAACTGGAAGCCATAGCTGATCTGAAGCACCCAAACTTGTTGCCCCTGACGGCCTTCTGCTACTCCAAAGATGAGAAACTGTTGGTCTGCAAGTTCGCCTCAAATGGCAACGTGTATAACCGCATTCATG GAGGAAGAGGAACGAAGGAGAGAGTTCCGTTTCGGTGGAATCAAAGATTATCAGTGGCTCGAGGTGCAGCCAGAGCTTTGGAGTATCTCCACCACAGCCCCATTAGTAATCCACAAGCCATTGTTCCCCATGGCAACTTGAAATCCACCAATGTTCTTCTCGACGGTAATGACAGAGTCTTGGTCTGTGATTACGGCCTCGGCTCGCTCGTTTCACTTCCCCTTGTGGCTCAGCGCATGGTGGCATACAGGTCACCAGAGTACTTGAGCCATAAGAGAGTGTCCAAGAAATCTGACGTCTGGAGCTACGGCAGCCTCCTCCTCGAGCTGCTCACCGGCCGGATGTCGGCTCTGGCGGCGCCGCAGGGTGTTGGCAACGCCGTTGATCTCGCTAGTTGGGTTCACAGGGCGGTGAGGGAGGAGTGGACGGTGGAGGTTTTTGACCTCGAAATATTGGCGCAGAGGAGCGCCAACCATTCAATGCTGAGGCTGCTGCAGATAGCCATCCGGTGCTGCGACAAGTCGCCGGGAAAGAGGCCGGAGATGAGTGAGGTGGCCAGGGAGGTTGAGAACATAAAGATGGCTGTGGATTcggaggaagaagacgacggcTCTGTGGACCAATCGTTCACGGATGATTCACAAGTTTCGGCCTAA
- the LOC127809434 gene encoding protein LNK1 isoform X3, whose translation MSDLFIYELEDIIWDEFDQTGDHIVPHPCHEHWIERELHSDSYKKPLSEIINISSKAADLSSAKYLCQTKGGGGFKHPKKARETMLEKDSWSHTPGGAFCDSCDNDSNKEVTSLTPDNTRLSSCSFKRNKVDSIGTEFCTDGPMVGERCVADSDSYDCPLGDISRTENELSFFNNDGEDKESNDLLYYGWPDIGNFDDVDRMFRSCDSTFGLGSINNEDDLNWFPSSPTVQGSEDILKSYFKFSHTEPSPFKSMPEHLEHSQLNNTGHLTLVNGSDAISETKNGLTPKEQGLEFNGAVYSEISTVSHSKDDSNGLINFHRKRVNHHNQPERKRKDRCLENGGSSHHIGRVGSKGTKAPPRDSSHQVFASQDAHNQKKSMGPESFDFLQSHSPCVHLNYSQPLDQIPVSSTPSGFKSGSNNLKGSYYASNKVQSMEGSFGAPAIVDDKREKLQSQQGFHSTYLSSPENVDLVVQTRSCDPISAEKHLRCSQNEVDGAGIVSPADLDSSNVQENSCQSSGLDEISLEASSFHQLQQVMEKLDTRTKLCIRDSLYRLARNAEQRHHQRNLTGGSMDDGGIGGVFMGEGTNQCSGFIDVETNTNPIDRSIAHLLFHRPSDSSAMLARDGPSPKSCTMIHGSITSPPMMAESAGEGDKRVASH comes from the exons ATGTCCGACTTGTTTATCTACGAG cttgaagatattatttgggATGAATTTGACCAGACTGGTGATCATATAGTACCCCATCCCTGTCATGAACATTGGATTGAACGAGAACTTCATAGTGATAGCTACAAGAAGCCTCTAAGTGAAATAATTAACATTTCAAGTAAAGCTGCTGACCTTTCTAGTGCTAAGTACCTTTGTCAGACAAAGGGGGGAGGAGGATTTAAACATCCGAAGAAGGCGAGGGAAACAATGTTAGAAAAGGATTCGTGGTCTCACACACCTGGAGGTGCTTTCTGTGATTCATGTGATAACGACTCCAACAAAGAAGTGACAAGCTTGACACCTGATAATACAAGATTGTCTAGCTGTTccttcaaaagaaataaagttgATTCAATTGGGACTGAGTTTTGCACTGATGGTCCTATGGTTGGTGAGAGGTGTGTAGCAGATAGTGATTCTTACGATTGTCCTCTTGGTGATATTTCTAGGACAGAGAATGAGCTCAGTTTTTTCAACAATGATGGTGAGGACAAGGAATCTAATGACCTGTTATACTATGGGTGGCCAGATATTGGAAACTTCGATGATGTTGACAGGATGTTTAG AAGTTGTGATTCAACATTTGGGCTTGGGAGCATCAACAATGAAGATGATTTGAATTGGTTTCCATCATCACCTACTGTTCAAGGATCTGAAGATAtattgaaatcttatttcaagttctctcaTACAGAGCCCAGTCCATTTAAAAGTATGCCAGAACACCTTGAACATTCTCAACTGAACAATACAG GTCACTTGACTTTGGTGAATGGTTCTGATGCTATTTCTGAAACAAAGAATGGACTTACACCTAAGGAGCAG GGACTTGAGTTTAATGGTGCTGTTTACTCTGAAATTTCAACTGTCAGCCACTCTAAAGATGACAGCAATGGACTG ATCAATTTTCATAGGAAGCGTGTGAATCATCATAATCAGCCAGAACGAAAAAGAAAGGACCGTTGCTTAGAAAATGGTGGTTCATCCCATCATATTGGCAGGGTAGGGTCTAAAGGCACAAAGGCCCCTCCTAGGGACTCATCTCATCAAGTTTTTGCCTCCCAAGACGCTCACAACCAAAAGAAAAGCATGGGACCtgaatcttttgattttttgcaGTCTCATAGTCCTTGTGTCCATCTGAACTACAGCCAACCTTTGGATCAAATTCCAGTGAGTTCAACACCATCTGGATTCAAGTCTGGTAGTAACAACCTAAAAGGGTCTTATTATGCATCGAATAAAGTACAGTCTATGGAGGGCTCCTTTGGGGCCCCTGCTATAGTTGAtgataaaagagaaaaactGCAAAGTCAACAAGGATTTCATTCTACATACTTGAGCAGTCCTGAAAATGTGGATCTTGTAGTTCAGACTAGATCTTGTGATCCAATTTCAGCAGAAAAGCATCTACGTTGTTCTCAAAATGAAGTAGACGGTGCTGGCATAGTAAGTCCAGCAGATTTAGATTCTTCAAATGTGCAGGAAAACTCCTGCCAGAGCTCTGGGTTGGATGAAATCTCACTGGAAGCATCTAGTTTCCATCAACTTCAACAAGTCATGGAAAAG CTGGATACAAGGACAAAATTATGTATAAGGGATAGTCTGTACCGCTTGGCTAGGAATGCTGAACAAAGACACCATCAGAGAAATTTGACTGGTGGCAGCATGGATGATGGAGGCATTGGTGGAGTCTTCATGGGTGAAGGGACAAATCA GTGCAGTGGATTCATTGATGTGGAAACTAATACAAATCCCATAGATCGGTCTATAGCACACTTGCTGTTTCACAGGCCTTCAGATTCATCTGCAATGCTGGCTCGTGATGGTCCATCTCCCAAGTCCTGTACCATG ATTCATGGGTCTATAACCAGTCCACCAATGATGGCCGAGAGCGCTGGCGAAGGAGATAAAAGAGTGGCTAGTCACTGA